The Triticum aestivum cultivar Chinese Spring chromosome 7B, IWGSC CS RefSeq v2.1, whole genome shotgun sequence genome window below encodes:
- the LOC123156612 gene encoding nifU-like protein 3, chloroplastic produces the protein MRLHSPSLQQAAAGAGAGATNAPFAAALGKSSSSSLIHGRLSFGHASLQTPNHRTKRAGWAVRVLPLTEENVERVLDEVRPSLMRDGGNVALHEIDGLVVVLMLQGACGSCPSSTMTLKMGIESRLRDKIPEILEVEQIHDTETGLELNTENVEKVLDEIRPYLSGTGGGSLELVQIDGFIVKIEISGPAAGVMTVRVAVTQKLREKIPSILAVQLTE, from the exons ATGAGGCTCCACTCGCCGAGTCTCCAGCAAGCCGCTGCAGGCGCCGGCGCGGGCGCCACCAACGCCCCCTTTGCAGCAGCTCTCGGCAAG AGTTCTTCGAGCTCCCTTATCCATGGCCGTCTCAGCTTCGGCCACGCGTCGCTGCAGACACCGAACCACCGCACCAAGAGAGCAG GGTGGGCGGTGCGGGTGCTTCCCCTGACGGAGGAGAACGTGGAGAGGGTGCTGGACGAGGTGCGGCCGAGCCTGATGCGGGACGGAGGCAACGTGGCCCTGCACGAGATCGACGGCCTCGTcgtcgtgctcatgctccagggcgcCTGCGGCTCCTGCCCCAGCTCCACCATGACGCTCAAGATGGGAATTGAGTCCCGCCTCCGTGACAAGATCCCCGAGATCCTCGAGGTCGAGCAAATCCACGACACCGAGACCGGGCTTGAGCTCAACACAGAGAACGTCGAGAAG GTGCTAGATGAGATCAGGCCGTACCTTTCCGGCACCGGAGGTGGAAGCCTCGAGCTCGTTCAGATCGACGGTTTTATCGTCAAGATTGAAATCAGTGGGCCTGCAGCAGGTGTAATGACAGTACGTGTGGCTGTAACACAAAAACTGAGAGAGAAAATACCATCGATCCTGGCTGTTCAGTTGACAGAGTAG
- the LOC123156611 gene encoding uncharacterized protein, producing the protein MSRRFSGMATDLFCTHRILFALLEKGGITIIRELESRGSVQKLAKILLKASGGELLNDILADIMDRYSKHDSKESLRRTIMEHDEVFRQQVHELHRLYRVQKALMAELRGEKHSFQLRTEDTREMVQGHRPNLKNSSCTSETSQSACLGNVQYSDTRQVPEQSFLQECKPVSCLNLFDEETSRNQERRPESSKSVEGESWSVSMEGDLDLKLSIAPSSNATKAPHWLFSDNRERNPSGQHR; encoded by the exons ATGAGTCGCCGGTTTTCAG GAATGGCTACTGATTTGTTTTGTACTCATAGAATCCTCTTTGCCCTGTTGGAGAAAGGAGGAATAACCATCATTAGAGAGCTAGAAAGTAGAGGTTCTGTTCAGAAACTAGCCAAAATATTGCTGAAAGCTAGTGGGGGAGAGCTTTTGAACGACATCTTGGCAGATATAATGGACAGGTATTCCAAACACGACAGCAAGGAATCACTTCGGAGAACAATCATGGAACATGATGAGGTCTTCAGACAACAG GTGCATGAATTGCATCGGCTATACAGGGTACAGAAAGCACTGATGGCTGAATTACGTGGTGAGAAGCACAGTTTCCAACTCAGAACAGAAGATACTCGAGAAATGGTGCAGGGCCACAGGCCAAACCTCAAGAATAGCTCTTGTACGTCAGAGACTAGTCAATCTGCTTGTCTTGGAAACGTACAGTACTCTGATACTAGGCAAGTACCCGAACAGTCGTTTCTGCAAGAATGCAAGCCAGTGTCATGCTTAAACCTCTTTGACGAAGAAACTTCAAGAAACCAAGAAAGAAGACCAGAAAGCAGTAAATCAGTCGAAGGTGAAAGTTGGAGTGTTTCTATGGAAGGTGATCTCGATCTCAAACTAAGCATTGCCCCCAGTTCAAATGCAACAAAAGCACCACACTGGCTCTTCTCCGACAACAGGGAAAGAAACCCTTCTGGTCAGCATCGATGA